The Vicia villosa cultivar HV-30 ecotype Madison, WI unplaced genomic scaffold, Vvil1.0 ctg.000746F_1_1, whole genome shotgun sequence DNA window TATTGACAGTACCGGATAGTAACATAGTGACAAATAACTTTCGCAAAAAATGCCCGGAACCCCAATTCTTTGCTTCGTCGATGGCTGCAACATATTCCTTGTCATCGTTAAGAAAGCCCATTTCGAAGCATGCATCCCTAAAAGAATCCTGAACTTTTCCACCCACAAATTTTATATCCTCATAGCAAGTTGGACCTTTGACGACTGTTAGCATCATTCTCAAGAAATATAACTCACCCGTACTTGGAGGGACCCAAATAAGTCTGCCAATTGTATTTCCTCTTTTACGCGGTCTCCATCGACGGTATCTTTTATCATAAACAAATTTGGAAAGAAATTGTGAGTACGTCAAATTCTTTGCCTCTGGGTATGCTTTGTTTGCTTCCATCCATGCCGTAAACATAGATTCTTTCACAGATGGTTTGTCAAGCACCTCATCTATCAATTCATAATCGGTATAATAAACAGAGTTATCTCCTTCAAGATGAAAGAACAACCTTTCAACTGCGGGTGATCTACCATGAATAGGAAATGAAAAAAGTCTCCAACATGCCTCACTTGGTGAGATATATCTGCAATCAAGATATTGCTTGATTTCGTCAACCATTCTGACCGAAGGAGATCCATCAGCATCAGTTTGGACAACAGCAGCAGTAATTCTATCATACCCCTTGTTAATATACTTAAATAAGTATTTAACTGAAGTACTTTGATTACACCACTCCATATTGATGTGTGCTTGGAATTTCTTCAACAAATATGGATTGTAAGGAACTACATATCTGTTATCAAGTTGAACGTGTTTTTTCAGCACTGTATTACCAGTTTCTCTTCTTCGGTACACGGGATATCCATCCTGATCAACAATGGTTTGGGTTTGATATTTCTTTGGAAAGTATTTTGAGCACTTTCCATTTTTCATGCAAGTTGAATTTGCATTTGCTAAACCACATGGGCCATGAATCATATGTGTCTTGACCAAATGGTAGAGTTGCCTAtcatcttcttctgttggtaTCTCTGCTGAAATGATCTTGTTTATATCATCTGGAGTCGGATACTTGCTTGAAGGATGCAAGAATAATAGTATATGGGCGTGTGGTAAACCCCGCTTttggaattcaatggtgtatATATCTGAAATTAAGTAAGTTTAAACTTAGTAAAACGAtgcatattttatatttaataagatTAATGCCAAAAAATATAACTCGACTGAAAAGGTATTAAATTGACTTACATGCAATCACTCTCCCTAACATGTGTTTTTTTGTTAGATCACACAACAACTCATCGAACTTAATTTTGAAGACTCTTGAGATGATATCTGGACGGTCTTGAGAATTCAAGTTAATTTTGCTAAGCAACCTTTGGATTTCAGGCCAGTTGGGATTGCAAGTAAATGTGATTAAAAGATCTGGAAATCCAACTTGGCTACAAATTGCCATTCCATCAAAATAGAGTTGTTCCATAAACCTCCGACTTCCAACATAAGTTGAAGGTAAAACCACTCTTTTACCTTTGTTTGATCCTTGAGTGTTTGCATTCTGTTCAGATGAGCTCAAATTGCAATATTTCGAAACACGCAGCTTTTTCTGATGTTTTCGAATATAATTCAATCTTTGTGACTCCATCATAGTAAATCCATCAACCAAAAATTGTTGAAACAACCTTCTTGACCGCAATATAGTTTGTGCCTCATTATGTCTGCATTGAATCCTAAAAGCAAGCCATTCTCTAATGGTAAGCTTATTcctcttcattttttttttggtattagtTTCTCTAAGAAGAACTCCAAGTCTAAAACCATCTTCCCCATAAGGAAACAAAAGTGGATATTGATATGCCAGATAACTTGAATGAAACTCACTTATTCTTTTTAGCCTTCCGCTCTTTCTTTCAAGAAGAATATCCCTCTTAGAACCCGTATCAACATCACCAACTATTAGGGCGGCTACCTCCGAAACAGTAGGTTGGTTATAAATCCTTCCATCTGTTGATCTATCAGATATTAGCTTAAGCTTGAGATCAGGCAAAGGACAATCCTTTAATCTATCTGCTGCCATCCTAAAAGATTTGGCATGTGTGTTGAACTCATCTAACATGTCCTTCAATCTACTAACTGTTTCTGGAATAATATTGGGGTTGTTCCTGCATATAAAAGGAAATACTATGATGCAGcaatgaaaaatattaaatatgttgTAAAGAAAACAAAGTTTGGTAAAATTACCCAATTCCTTTAATTCTATGTTGAATCTCATTGTCGGTGTCGTAAACATACAGTTGAGCAAATTTTGGAGATTGTCCAGTTAAAGGTAACATGCTCCCAATTCGATGGCAAGTCTGTCCATGAATTCTTATGTTAGGTGGTCCACTTCCAGCTAAAAATCTGTTGTCGAATTTCATTCCCGGAGACGTAAAAGCAAACATCATGTTGTACATTCTACAAAATTGTTGATAATTTCGACTGTCTATCTCACTATTATCAAACAAAAGACGTTGTAGTAATAGTGGTGGTGTTTTCAGAAGTGGTAACACGACTTTCCCCTTTCCACAACATAGTTGAAACTTAGGAACTGCACTATGTTTTCGCCTGTCAGTTTTTTCTTGATACCACATAAGTGCCCCACATTGTGTGCATTCAACTATAGGATCACCAATATCAGAATAACCTATTTAAATGAAACGTAGTTGAGCAATTGGttcatattaaataataaaattataactaaaatcattcatattaaataataaaattataactaaaatcCACATTAAATCATAGCAGGTATCAAAGTGCAACATGTAATGGACAACGTCAAATTGATATGTATAATGAATTTAAAGAAGAAATAAAGTTGGGTTTAATGATAAATACCAATATTTAAAGAATCAAATGATGTAGAATTGGAGTCATAGACATCTTCGTCATCATAGCTGGAACTTGAGTCATAATTTGCATCTGCGGCATTGAATTCACATGAGCTATCACTGAAAGAATCATTTGTTACCGTCTCATCACCAGAGTAATCACTCTCAATGTTAACATCTGGAGTTGAAGTGAATGTTGTGGGTTCTTGTATAGGAATATTGCTTGTGGATGAAAAAGCCAGATTATGATTCTCATTTCCAAAATAATTGAAGAGTTTGACCGACATGGATTGAATAACACCTACATTCAACTGTTTTTTTGATTTATGAACATAACTACTTGGATGTTCATGAGGTTCCATATTTCTTTGATTAGAAAATGAGGAAGTTATATCAGAAAGAGGTGTAATAGTCAActgtttttttgatttttgaatagaACAACTTGGCGGTGCATGAGGTTTTATGTTTCTTTGGTTAGAACATGAGGAAGCTATATCAGGAAATGGTGTTTTGAAATGAGAAAAGGATGGAGAATTTATCCTGAAAGGACCCCCACTGTTATTGCTAAGGTTGTTATGAAGTTTGTAAGATTGGGGCATCTTACCTTCCATAATACTTTTCCTCCGCTGTCGTGCTGAAGCTGCCAGTTGATTTGTAGAAACAATATTGAAACTCTTCATTGTACTTGAGTTGCTTGATGCAGATGCTGGTGAAGGTGAACTCATATTTCTTTCATTAAAGATTGATGAAGTTAAATCAGATAGTGGTGTTCTGATATTAACCATGGTTGGAACATAATACCTTTGAGAGTTTTCAATGGGATTGATTGTGTTTTCATCAGTTCTTCCTTTTTTCAATCTTTTATCTTTAAGAATTTGCTTCCTTTTACGTCTTGCCATTGCTGCAACTTGTGGTTCCATAGTGTTGGTTAGGTGATGCAAAAATGAATGGGTAGTATGGTTgtcattcaattttttttgttaaccACATAAactgaataaaatgaaaaaagttTTTGGTTATATGATAATAAATATAATTGTTAATACAACATTCACGGTTCCaagattttgaattaaaatactgAAGTCAACAGAATACCaagtaattatttttgtgaaccattttaattattaacaataataattaataataataattgcgtTAAATAGTGTTAAGTGTtatttcaaaatttaattaaaaatgataattATGGACAATCAAGTACCaataagaaaaattaactttcCAGATTCTAACCATTCTGCCAATTAATCTTGAATTGAAAAGAAAAGCAATGGTTAGAAAAAATCATTATAGTTTGACTTTGGAAACCGAAAATGATGTGTATCATGAATAGTAAATACTCAAGCATGCATTTGATAGGCTTGAAACGTTTTTTGATATAGCCATACCATATTGATTGTATCTCACTCCAAAATCAAACTAAACGTATCATTTTACTGATATTGGAAAATGAAATATCTACTATTCTTTATAATGAAGTtaagtttgttttaaaatatgCTATGTGTGTTTCAATTGTATACTGTTATTGAAATTATATAGTCTAAAATATTATCAAATTTGAAATAAACAAACTTAAAAAAGTTTTGATATGTTTTGCTGTTACATTTCGATAAGTTTGAAGATTCTAAACCAAGTAAATGATCAAACCAACAATTTTGTCAGTTGGCGGGTTGTTGAATCTTCGAGATAAAATGGGCGGAGCCATTGGCGGGTTGTTGAATCTTCGAGATGAAGCGGAAATGTGCGGTTACAAAGATGTGGAGGTTATGTGGAACATGCTAAGCTTAAGCCTCATGCATGATTCAATTAAAACCGCAAGAAATAGTAAACCAAAATTTCAAAAAGGTGCTTGCAAGCAAAGATTGAACTCGAGGCTGTTGAGTTGGACTAACCATAACACATAAAAAGTAAATGCTCAAAGTTTAGTATATTTTAATATGTGAATGTTTTGTACAGAATATGGTATAAATATAATGAGTCAATTTCATAAACTTATGTAACTTCCTTTACACACCGCGTAGAATTAATTTCATAACTTTTAATTTGTCTCTCTCTACATCATAAGGATAATGGACAGAAATGTCTTGTTGTATTATGTCACAACTAAGTGATGATGTGTATTTGGGCTACATTTTATGTATTGATCAAACCAAAATAATGAGTATATTTGTTCACGGCCACACTTTATTAGTTTCAACTCTCAAGGCAATTCACAATTGTAACATGGCTTATTTGTTTCAATTGATGAATGTGATAGTCtaatctcaaataaatatttttctacaGATATTGTTTATCAAACTGCCAGAGAGAGTAAAAACGGTTCTAACGGTTTAAACATAAGTTGGAGTGAATCTGTGGAGAAGAATATAGATCATTTTGTTAGGCTTCACTTTTGTGACCTTTAAGCCAACAGTCTGGTCTTACAACTTTCTTTCTATACATTTATGACAGTTTTGTTCAGTTTGTAAATAATGATAGTTTCAGTTGAATCATTGGGATAAAACTAATGAGAGTGATTGAATCATCGGGTTTATCTTCCTTAGATGATTCAGACTCGAATTAAAGGGTGGTTTTGGAGTTGTTTATAAGGGGTTTCTCAGGAATGGAATGAATGTGGCAGTGAAAAGAAGTGAGCCAGGATCGGGTTAAGGACTTCCTGAATTTCAAGCTGAGATAATGGTTTTGTCCGACATTCAAATTTTCTACTGTTAATGTTGTATGCCACTGAGTGTTAATTTTGGTTGGTGTGGTGAATATTTAAAAAACGACAGTGCAAGACATTTGAACCAATTTGTTGGACTGGAAGCCAGAGTCTACTCGCATCGAATAGAAGTGGTATGGTTTGCCTGTATATGGAGCATTTCTAAGGCAAGAAATGGAAAACTTTTTAATAGGCGTAGGCTTCGCGCAGTGCTGGCTCGGGAAGTGCAGCATTGGTGGAAATGTTGCAAAATATCAAAAACATTTAATGTGGATGAAACTAAATGGTAGTAGGAATGATATATTAAAAGAAAGACACAAAGCTCAAACAATTATGCGAAAGCATGTTTACATAAACATGATTCTATTGTACCCAAACAACGAAAGTAATAGGAAACAATGcaattgttttaaaacataaaataaaccaAAACTAACACTTAGCATAATAAAATTAAGTTGTTTCCATGATAAACTAAAGCTTAACAAACAGCCGTTTGTGTTCCATCTTTATATCGATTTTTCCTTCTTGATTGGTTTTGTCATCTTTGTTGAGGAAAGTTGAACACTTTCAACTTCTTCAGCTACGTCGGTTATTCTTCTCTTCGACGGTGTCAGCCCTGAATTCGCAACAGAAGGATCATAATCTGCAGATGCGGACAATGGTTCCTGCAAAATTTTAAGAAACATTGATTAATGATAATATGCAGCAAGCAATGTTATACTTAATGTAATCAAAGACAAAAGTATATACTTACAGAAAAACTCCTCAAATCCTCTTGCGAGGAAGGCTCTGATACGCCAAGCTTCGATGCTACCTGTCAAGACATAATTGAATCAGAAAAACAATCTATCATACCAAATTTGTTTCAGCGGCATACTTAATTTAGTCTTCAAACAAAACATACCTCTTCAGATTTGAAATTGTCCCGTATTTTCTTACGTGTTTCTGCATCGTCTTTGAACCCAATAACTGAGAGTCTTCCAAACTTTGGCTGAAAAACAGCTCTAATAGCTAATTCCTTTTTCAATAAAGCATCAAGTTCATATGGGAATTCCCAAGGATTGTCTTCACCTTCCTAAATTAATTCATCCAAaggaaatataaaattaatagcTCAAATTGATTAACAGTTGGAGAAATGATATAAttataactaaaataataaaagtgcaacATGTAATGGACAACGTCAAACTGTAACTAAAATCtatagtaaaaaaattatatatgatattaaatttttgaaaacaaattataattttgcatatgtttttgaaaaaacaaatgtaaaatctATTGCTTttgtaattgaaaaaaaatttgaattatGTTTTATATAAAATGATGACAAATAGACAAATTAAatctatttgatttttttaattaatgtattattaggttggaatgaaaatgatgaaaaattgctttaaaataaaacaaaacttagTCCTAAGATAAAAAGGTGTAATTATAAGATTTAAATATAGAGAaatcttttcttttctatttaaattattttaagagGAAGAAATAATGTCTCACTCTAAAACTTTAGAGTTTAAAGAATATGtactaattaatttatatttatttcactcTAAACACTAACTTATCTTTAAATCATTGAATCAAATTAAACTGCATTTACTTTTTGTCTTAAAACAAATAGTTACTAGcttttaaaatttgaatacacaacatttaatataaaattgatgTATTTAATTCATTATCAAATGTTATTACTTTTGATGGTGCACACAAATATTTAACAtcctttaatttattattaaagcaTTCAatgttaataatattataaaagatTCAGtattattgaaaataataaacTGAAAAGCTACTAAGTCAAAAGCATAAAAAATtaagaaaggaaaataaaaaagtgATTGAAAATAATGTGGCCCCCCAAGATATGGGGCCCAGCGCTGCAGCACTTGCTGCACCTGGGAATGGCCGGCCCTGTCCACAGCCAGATTCAAAATGTAATTGAACTCAACATAAAATAGACGGTTGGTACGCGGAgtctactatatatatatatatatatatatatatatatatatatatatatatatatatatatatatatatatatatatatatatatatatataaccattaCTATAAGATTGACCACATTGCCCACTTTACCCTTCTACTCAAAATTTTCTACACGGCTAAAAGGACATTATAGTAACACTAATTATACaacattttcttatttttttgtcACATTATACCAATTAAGCCCTTTGTTTGAAACTCACATCACGACAACTTCAATTATATAGTACAAGTGCAATTGTGTAACTACCTAAATAATTTGAATAGGTACTCTCAATCCATGCCAAATGTCTGCTAACCATTGGTCAGATTAAAAATACAACTTTTCCCTTTTCCCTCCTCCCTAAACACTCAACTCTATCTCTGCAATCTCTGCTACTTGCACTCATTCGTCTCTCCTAAACACTAAAGAAAATTCACTCTCACTCTCTCCATGTTTCCCAAGCGAATTTCTTCCTCTTGCTGAATCTCAGGTTTGTCATCCCTCTTTCTCCACCATAGATTTACCTCTTTCTTCTGCAAATTTTTGTAAGTACATCACATCCCTTTACTACCCATTATTTTCGATTGCTTCTTCTCATTTGTGatgtttttatttactttttgtaaggggttttgatttcaaaaaaaagGGGTTTTTATTTACTGCTATCATCCCTCTTTCTCCGACACGGTATTTTCTTCTCACCATTTGTgttccatttttcttttcatccatGTTGATAAGTAGTTTATTAGAAGTCATTTGGATTTTTTCTGAAAGATTGTACCTTTTTT harbors:
- the LOC131630874 gene encoding uncharacterized protein LOC131630874, which codes for MEPQVAAMARRKRKQILKDKRLKKGRTDENTINPIENSQRYYVPTMVNIRTPLSDLTSSIFNERNMSSPSPASASSNSSTMKSFNIVSTNQLAASARQRRKSIMEGKMPQSYKLHNNLSNNSGGPFRINSPSFSHFKTPFPDIASSCSNQRNIKPHAPPSCSIQKSKKQLTITPLSDITSSFSNQRNMEPHEHPSSYVHKSKKQLNVGVIQSMSVKLFNYFGNENHNLAFSSTSNIPIQEPTTFTSTPDVNIESDYSGDETVTNDSFSDSSCEFNAADANYDSSSSYDDEDVYDSNSTSFDSLNIGYSDIGDPIVECTQCGALMWYQEKTDRRKHSAVPKFQLCCGKGKVVLPLLKTPPLLLQRLLFDNSEIDSRNYQQFCRMYNMMFAFTSPGMKFDNRFLAGSGPPNIRIHGQTCHRIGSMLPLTGQSPKFAQLYVYDTDNEIQHRIKGIGNNPNIIPETVSRLKDMLDEFNTHAKSFRMAADRLKDCPLPDLKLKLISDRSTDGRIYNQPTVSEVAALIVGDVDTGSKRDILLERKSGRLKRISEFHSSYLAYQYPLLFPYGEDGFRLGVLLRETNTKKKMKRNKLTIREWLAFRIQCRHNEAQTILRSRRLFQQFLVDGFTMMESQRLNYIRKHQKKLRVSKYCNLSSSEQNANTQGSNKGKRVVLPSTYVGSRRFMEQLYFDGMAICSQVGFPDLLITFTCNPNWPEIQRLLSKINLNSQDRPDIISRVFKIKFDELLCDLTKKHMLGRVIAYIYTIEFQKRGLPHAHILLFLHPSSKYPTPDDINKIISAEIPTEEDDRQLYHLVKTHMIHGPCGLANANSTCMKNGKCSKYFPKKYQTQTIVDQDGYPVYRRRETGNTVLKKHVQLDNRYVVPYNPYLLKKFQAHINMEWCNQSTSVKYLFKYINKGYDRITAAVVQTDADGSPSVRMVDEIKQYLDCRYISPSEACWRLFSFPIHGRSPAVERLFFHLEGDNSVYYTDYELIDEVLDKPSVKESMFTAWMEANKAYPEAKNLTYSQFLSKFVYDKRYRRWRPRKRGNTIGRLIWVPPSTGELYFLRMMLTVVKGPTCYEDIKFVGGKVQDSFRDACFEMGFLNDDKEYVAAIDEAKNWGSGHFLRKLFVTMLLSGTVNRPRHVWEKTWRTLSDGILYQLRQKTNRRELQLSDNELKNLTLIEIENMMQSNRRSLHEFKCMPYPDSYVTRHVGNRLIYDELNYDADTEKQKFQELFHALTDEQRLIFEKIMGAVNKQSGGVFFLHGYGGTGKTFMWRTLSSALRSQKKIVLTVASSGIASLLLPGGRTAHSKFKIPVPTLDNSTCNIDKDTEHSQLFEATDVIIWDEAPMSHKNCFEALDKTLKDVMSKKGVENTIFGGKVVVFGGDFRQILPVVPRAGRSDIVHASISSSYVWDYCQVLTLSKNMRLQEGRDNTSSNELAEFSKWILNVGDGKICEPNDGLVDIEIPQELLISNFDDPIRAIVENTYPNLLEKYQDVEFLQGKAILASTIEVVDKINHYVLDLIPGEEKEYLSFDSIDKTDSSYTEAYEVLTPEFLSKLRTSGLPNHRIKLKVGTPIMLMRNLDQADGLCNGTRLIVTRFANHVIEAKIMSGKNIGNIFYIPRMSMSPSDSPWPFKLIRRQFPIIVSYAMTINKSQGQSLDSVGLYLPTPVFSHGQLYVAISRVKSKSGLKILIHDKENVPCSTTTNVVYKEVFQAL